A DNA window from Acidimicrobiia bacterium contains the following coding sequences:
- a CDS encoding helix-turn-helix domain-containing protein, with translation MALEARLLTVREVADVMRVSPMTVYRLIKSGDLEAIRVGRHFRISEDQVQGYLDHQTVRGGSWPSD, from the coding sequence GTGGCACTGGAGGCGCGGCTGCTCACGGTCCGCGAGGTCGCGGACGTGATGCGCGTCTCCCCGATGACCGTCTACCGGCTGATCAAGAGCGGCGACCTCGAGGCGATCCGCGTCGGGCGCCACTTCCGGATCAGCGAGGACCAGGTACAGGGCTACCTGGACCACCAGACGGTGCGGGGGGGATCGTGGCCAAGCGACTGA
- a CDS encoding prepilin peptidase has product MLAAVIAVCAVLGLAVGSFLNVVIWRVPRGESIVRPPSHCPACGRPVRPHDNIPVVSWLLLRGRCRDCAAPIPARYPLVELGTGIAFGLVGARFDLTWALPGYLVLTAGLISLSAIDLDTFLLPNRIVYPLAVASVPLVGLAAAGEGGWSAFGRALAGGGAMFGALLVIHLISPRGMGFGDVKLAFVLGVWTGYLGWGEVVLAFFWSFLAGALVGIGLMVLGGRGRKDPVPFGPFLALGTFAAVIAGEAFLDWYL; this is encoded by the coding sequence GTGCTCGCCGCCGTCATCGCCGTCTGCGCCGTCCTGGGCCTCGCCGTCGGCTCCTTCCTCAACGTCGTGATCTGGCGCGTGCCCCGCGGCGAGTCGATCGTGCGGCCACCCTCGCACTGCCCGGCGTGCGGTCGCCCCGTGCGGCCCCACGACAACATCCCCGTCGTGTCGTGGCTCCTGCTTCGTGGCCGCTGCCGCGACTGCGCGGCGCCCATCCCGGCCCGCTACCCGCTCGTGGAGCTGGGCACGGGCATCGCCTTCGGCCTCGTCGGGGCCCGCTTCGACCTCACGTGGGCCCTCCCCGGCTACCTCGTGCTCACCGCCGGGCTCATCAGCCTGTCGGCCATCGACCTCGACACGTTCCTCCTGCCCAACCGCATCGTCTACCCGCTGGCGGTCGCCTCGGTCCCCCTCGTGGGGCTGGCAGCGGCGGGCGAGGGCGGCTGGTCCGCCTTCGGCCGCGCCCTGGCAGGGGGTGGCGCGATGTTCGGTGCCCTTCTGGTCATCCACCTGATCTCGCCCCGGGGGATGGGCTTCGGCGACGTGAAGTTGGCCTTCGTCCTGGGGGTCTGGACGGGCTACCTGGGCTGGGGAGAAGTCGTGCTGGCCTTCTTCTGGAGCTTTCTGGCCGGGGCCCTCGTGGGGATCGGTCTCATGGTCCTCGGGGGCCGCGGCCGCAAGGACCCTGTGCCCTTCGGGCCCTTCCTGGCGCTGGGGACCTTCGCCGCCGTCATCGCCGGCGAGGCGTTCCTCGACTGGTACCTGTAG
- a CDS encoding type II secretion system protein translates to MLQAAIQRLRNRKNDEEQGFTLIELMVVVLIIAILIAFAIPTFLGARRRAQDRSAQSSDRNTLSAADTIYSDNQTYTDVDAAALGAEEPSITFKAGNAASTGPKDVSVDAADADNLYIVALSDSGTCFGIWSNKAVGGGGVQFTEVDGGTCDADSAQVAANVNWQSEF, encoded by the coding sequence ATGCTGCAAGCTGCGATTCAGCGGCTGCGGAACCGGAAGAACGACGAGGAGCAGGGTTTCACGCTCATCGAGCTGATGGTGGTTGTGCTCATCATTGCGATCCTGATCGCATTCGCCATCCCGACGTTCCTCGGAGCCCGTCGCAGGGCTCAGGACCGGTCCGCGCAGTCGAGTGACCGCAACACGCTCAGTGCGGCGGACACCATCTACTCGGACAACCAGACCTACACGGACGTGGACGCCGCTGCGCTCGGCGCAGAGGAGCCATCGATCACGTTCAAGGCTGGGAACGCCGCGTCGACGGGTCCGAAGGACGTGTCGGTCGATGCTGCCGACGCGGACAACCTGTACATCGTCGCCCTGTCCGACTCCGGAACCTGCTTCGGGATCTGGAGCAACAAGGCCGTCGGTGGCGGTGGCGTGCAGTTCACCGAGGTCGATGGCGGCACGTGTGATGCCGACTCGGCTCAGGTGGCCGCAAACGTCAACTGGCAGAGCGAGTTCTAG
- a CDS encoding cation diffusion facilitator family transporter, with amino-acid sequence MHEGSKKAIAAAFLANLGIAVAKFIGFAVTRSSSMLAEGIHSVADTGNQGLLFLGGARAKRRADDTHPFGYARERYFWSFIVALVLFAVGGLFAVYEGYEKFRHPEHIDSPEWAFGILAVAIVLEMFSLRTAVREARPLKGPRSWWRFVRESKTPELPVVLLEDLGALTGLALALCGVGMAVATDDGRWDALGSISIGCLLVVIAVVLANEMRSLLLGEGVDPATHEAMRRALADSDDVDRVIHLRTQHLGPDDVLVVAKVDFADDLAGDELAGAVDAAEERLRAVAPVARLVFLEPDVYRDDT; translated from the coding sequence ATGCACGAGGGGTCGAAGAAGGCGATCGCCGCGGCGTTCCTCGCCAATCTCGGGATCGCCGTCGCCAAGTTCATAGGCTTTGCCGTCACGCGCTCGTCGTCGATGCTCGCCGAGGGCATCCACTCGGTGGCCGACACGGGAAACCAGGGCCTCCTCTTCCTCGGGGGAGCGCGTGCGAAACGGCGCGCCGACGACACGCATCCGTTCGGCTACGCACGCGAGCGCTACTTCTGGTCGTTCATCGTGGCGCTCGTGCTGTTCGCTGTCGGGGGCCTGTTCGCGGTCTACGAGGGCTACGAGAAGTTCCGGCATCCCGAGCACATCGACTCACCCGAGTGGGCCTTCGGGATCCTTGCGGTCGCGATCGTGCTCGAGATGTTCTCGCTGCGAACGGCGGTGCGCGAGGCCCGACCGCTGAAAGGGCCCCGTTCGTGGTGGCGGTTCGTCCGGGAGTCGAAGACGCCCGAGCTCCCGGTCGTCCTCCTCGAGGATCTCGGCGCGCTGACCGGCCTGGCCCTGGCGCTGTGCGGTGTGGGCATGGCGGTCGCCACCGACGACGGCCGCTGGGACGCCCTCGGCAGCATCTCGATCGGCTGCCTGCTCGTCGTGATCGCTGTCGTCCTCGCCAACGAGATGCGCAGTCTCCTGCTCGGAGAGGGCGTGGATCCCGCCACGCACGAGGCCATGCGACGGGCCCTCGCCGACTCCGACGACGTCGACCGGGTGATTCACCTGCGCACGCAGCACCTCGGCCCCGACGACGTGCTCGTGGTGGCGAAGGTCGACTTCGCCGACGACCTCGCCGGAGATGAGTTGGCGGGGGCCGTCGACGCCGCCGAGGAGCGCCTCCGGGCGGTCGCCCCCGTCGCACGCCTCGTCTTCCTCGAGCCCGACGTCTACCGCGACGACACGTAG
- a CDS encoding type II secretion system F family protein: protein MPSTYAYKVRDSAGKVVEGTLEADSANLVVGKLQGMGYTPISVEEEADNRLQMEIKIPGLTNRVRLKDLAVFSRQFATMINSGLTLLKSLSVLEEQTESEELGKVVREVRLDVERGSSLSVALARRPKVFNSLYVAMVKSGETSGTLDQSLERIAHTIEKQVQLRRKVISAMTYPTMVGLFAFLITLAMLIFIVPQFKDMYADLEGTLPAPTRALLAVSEFTQKYWYIWALGGIVGAFGFRRWINSESGRQRWDTIKLRIPVFGPLVRKIALARFSRTLAALTRSGVPILEALDIVAQTAGNWVVATAVRDAQTAVKGGDTLAHKLQDHEVFPPMVIQMISVGEETGALDEMLDKIAEFYENEVETTVDALTSLIEPILIVIMGAIIGGMVIALYLPMFNIINLIE from the coding sequence GTGCCCAGTACCTACGCCTACAAGGTCCGCGACTCGGCCGGCAAGGTCGTGGAGGGGACCCTCGAGGCAGACTCCGCCAACCTCGTCGTCGGCAAGCTCCAGGGGATGGGCTACACACCCATCAGCGTCGAGGAGGAGGCCGACAACAGGCTCCAGATGGAGATCAAGATCCCGGGGCTGACCAACCGCGTCAGGCTCAAGGACCTGGCGGTCTTCTCCCGGCAGTTCGCCACGATGATCAACAGCGGGCTCACGCTCCTGAAGAGCCTGAGTGTCCTCGAGGAGCAGACCGAGAGCGAGGAGCTCGGCAAGGTCGTCCGGGAGGTGCGCCTCGACGTGGAGCGCGGCAGCTCCCTGTCGGTGGCGCTCGCACGCCGGCCGAAGGTCTTCAACAGCCTCTATGTGGCCATGGTGAAGTCGGGCGAGACCTCGGGAACGCTCGACCAGTCCCTCGAGCGCATCGCGCACACGATCGAGAAGCAGGTCCAGCTCCGCCGCAAGGTCATCTCGGCGATGACCTACCCGACGATGGTGGGGTTGTTCGCCTTCCTGATCACCCTGGCGATGCTCATCTTCATCGTCCCGCAGTTCAAGGACATGTACGCCGACCTCGAAGGCACGCTTCCCGCGCCGACGCGGGCGCTGCTCGCCGTTTCGGAGTTCACGCAGAAGTACTGGTACATCTGGGCGCTCGGCGGCATCGTGGGGGCGTTCGGGTTCCGGCGCTGGATCAACTCCGAGTCGGGCCGGCAGCGCTGGGACACGATCAAGCTCCGGATCCCGGTCTTCGGACCCCTCGTGCGCAAGATCGCGCTCGCACGTTTCTCGCGGACACTGGCCGCCCTCACCCGCTCGGGTGTGCCGATCCTCGAGGCCCTCGACATCGTGGCCCAGACGGCGGGCAACTGGGTGGTCGCCACCGCGGTGCGTGACGCCCAGACAGCGGTGAAGGGTGGCGACACGCTCGCCCACAAGCTCCAGGACCACGAGGTGTTCCCGCCGATGGTCATCCAGATGATCTCGGTGGGGGAGGAGACCGGGGCGCTCGACGAGATGCTCGACAAGATCGCCGAGTTCTACGAGAACGAGGTGGAGACGACCGTCGATGCCCTCACGTCGCTCATCGAGCCCATTCTCATCGTGATCATGGGAGCGATCATCGGCGGCATGGTCATCGCCCTCTACCTTCCGATGTTCAACATCATCAACCTCATCGAGTAG
- a CDS encoding PilT/PilU family type 4a pilus ATPase, translated as MLSTQARQVGELLVERHVLARDALERALEEAGRSGDSLPAVLRREGLVGDKDLTAAIAGAFGLRFVDLGTTPVHPEAATLIPAEVAGEYQALGVDFDGQSLVVAFAEPDDEAAHDAVRAATGSEIEPAVADRSELAEAIIGVYGEAAGRGSRPARSGGDGPDDDVHINELLKRVLESGGSDLHLAANSHPVIRVHGALHPLTDFPVLNGSMIRQMVYAILPQRARERFEDDLELDTSYTVPGLARFRVNVFLQRNSVGVVMRVVPFEIVDFEKLGLPESARTFADLPRGLVLVTGPTGSGKSTTLASLVDIINRERPVHIMTVEDPIEFLHEHKRAVVNQREVGEDTHGFADALKHVLRQDPDVILVGEMRDLETISTALTAAETGHLVFATLHTQDAPQSIDRVIDVFPSHQQQQIRVQLAASLQGIVTQQLLPTPDGSGRVVAAEVMMATPAVRNLIREAKVHQIYSMIQAGAKHGMVAMDQSLAWLVRQGRISMEVALERCSNESDVRRLVSSAA; from the coding sequence GTGCTGAGTACACAGGCCCGTCAGGTCGGCGAGCTTCTCGTCGAGCGCCACGTTCTCGCGCGCGACGCGCTGGAGCGCGCTCTCGAGGAGGCGGGCCGCAGCGGCGACTCGCTGCCCGCCGTGCTGCGACGCGAGGGCCTCGTCGGCGACAAGGACCTCACCGCAGCCATCGCAGGTGCGTTCGGTCTGCGTTTCGTCGATCTCGGGACCACGCCGGTGCACCCCGAGGCCGCGACGCTCATCCCTGCCGAGGTGGCCGGTGAGTACCAGGCGCTCGGCGTCGACTTCGACGGGCAGAGCCTCGTCGTGGCGTTCGCCGAGCCCGACGACGAGGCAGCCCACGACGCGGTGCGCGCCGCGACAGGGTCGGAGATCGAGCCTGCGGTGGCCGACCGCTCCGAGCTGGCCGAGGCCATCATCGGCGTGTACGGGGAGGCCGCCGGACGCGGGTCCCGCCCCGCCCGCTCCGGTGGCGACGGGCCCGACGACGACGTCCACATCAACGAGTTGCTGAAGCGCGTCCTGGAGTCGGGTGGCTCCGACCTGCACCTGGCCGCGAACTCGCACCCGGTCATCCGAGTGCACGGCGCGCTGCACCCACTCACCGACTTCCCCGTCCTCAACGGGTCGATGATCCGCCAGATGGTCTACGCCATCCTCCCGCAGAGGGCCCGGGAGCGTTTCGAGGACGATCTCGAGCTCGACACCTCGTACACCGTGCCCGGCCTGGCGCGCTTTCGCGTCAACGTCTTTCTCCAGCGCAACTCGGTGGGTGTCGTCATGCGTGTCGTGCCCTTCGAGATCGTCGACTTCGAGAAGCTGGGGCTTCCCGAGTCGGCCCGTACGTTCGCCGATCTGCCCCGCGGGCTCGTGCTCGTGACCGGGCCCACGGGCTCGGGGAAGTCGACGACGCTGGCCTCGCTCGTCGACATCATCAACCGCGAGCGCCCGGTGCACATCATGACGGTCGAGGACCCGATCGAGTTCCTGCACGAGCACAAGCGTGCGGTGGTCAACCAGCGCGAGGTGGGTGAGGACACCCACGGGTTCGCCGACGCGCTGAAGCACGTGCTGCGCCAGGACCCCGACGTGATCCTCGTGGGGGAGATGCGCGACCTCGAGACGATCTCCACGGCCCTCACCGCCGCCGAGACCGGGCACCTCGTGTTCGCCACGCTGCACACCCAGGACGCTCCCCAGTCCATCGACCGTGTGATCGACGTCTTCCCCTCGCACCAGCAACAGCAGATTCGTGTGCAGCTGGCGGCCTCGCTCCAGGGCATCGTCACCCAGCAGCTCCTGCCGACACCCGACGGCTCGGGCCGGGTGGTCGCCGCCGAGGTGATGATGGCCACACCCGCCGTGCGCAACCTGATCCGTGAGGCGAAGGTCCACCAGATCTACTCGATGATCCAGGCCGGCGCGAAGCACGGCATGGTCGCCATGGATCAGAGCCTGGCGTGGCTGGTCCGACAGGGGCGGATCTCGATGGAGGTCGCCCTCGAGCGCTGCTCCAACGAGTCGGACGTGCGCCGGCTCGTGTCGAGCGCCGCCTAG
- a CDS encoding ATPase, T2SS/T4P/T4SS family yields MSEGANLGTLLLEQGLVTKAELDAALSQQPVTDKPLGRILIENGAISELDLMATLAQQVGLDFVDLNDYSIDASVVGRIPEALARRYQALPVRFDNENDELVVAMSDPSNVFAMDDIRAITGAAIRTVVATSGQISDAIERFYRLDTDVETMAQQASDEFAEGEELADVTAVVDDAPIVKFVNLLITQAVHDRASDIHVEPGENDIRIRFRVDGVLHEVMRSPKSIQAGVTSRLKIMAELNISERRVPQDGRISVNVGEQAIDLRLATLPTVYGEKIVMRILDKTQALLSLADLGFLPEPKERYERAVARPNGTILVTGPTGSGKSTTLYATLNQLNVPDRNLITVEDPVEYRLPGINQINVNPKAGLTFASALRSILRSDPDVLLVGEIRDSETATIAAEASITGHMVLSTLHTNDASSTPMRLVEMGVEPFLVVSAIDCVLAQRLARRLCDHCREEYQPTEPELVEAGWPTESLSGHDWPTLYRPVGCESCSRTGYRGRFALFEVLLFDEEIERMVIERRTSDDIKKIAMMHGMLTLRDDGLRKVALGHTSLEEVFRVVA; encoded by the coding sequence GTGTCCGAGGGTGCGAACCTGGGCACCCTGCTGCTCGAGCAGGGGCTGGTGACGAAGGCCGAGCTCGACGCGGCGCTGTCCCAGCAGCCCGTCACCGACAAACCGCTCGGTCGGATCCTGATCGAGAACGGTGCCATCTCCGAACTCGACCTCATGGCCACGCTCGCCCAGCAGGTCGGCCTCGACTTCGTCGACCTCAACGACTACTCGATCGACGCCTCGGTCGTGGGTCGCATCCCCGAGGCGCTCGCCCGCCGGTACCAGGCGCTGCCCGTGCGCTTCGACAACGAGAACGACGAGCTCGTCGTGGCCATGTCGGATCCGTCGAACGTGTTCGCGATGGACGACATCCGCGCCATCACGGGAGCGGCGATCCGGACGGTCGTGGCCACCAGCGGCCAGATCTCGGACGCCATCGAGCGCTTCTACCGGCTCGACACCGACGTCGAGACGATGGCCCAGCAGGCCTCCGACGAGTTCGCCGAGGGCGAGGAGCTCGCCGACGTCACCGCCGTCGTCGACGACGCACCGATCGTCAAGTTCGTGAACCTGCTGATCACACAGGCCGTCCACGACCGCGCCTCCGACATCCACGTGGAGCCGGGGGAGAACGACATCCGGATCCGTTTCCGGGTCGACGGCGTGCTGCACGAGGTGATGCGGTCGCCGAAGTCGATCCAGGCCGGTGTCACGAGCCGGTTGAAGATCATGGCCGAGCTCAACATCTCGGAGCGCCGCGTTCCCCAGGACGGGAGGATTTCGGTGAACGTGGGCGAGCAGGCGATCGACCTGCGTCTGGCGACGTTGCCGACGGTGTACGGCGAGAAGATCGTGATGCGGATCCTCGACAAGACGCAGGCGCTGCTGTCGCTCGCCGACCTCGGGTTCCTTCCCGAGCCCAAGGAGCGCTACGAGCGGGCGGTCGCGCGTCCCAACGGGACGATCCTGGTCACGGGGCCGACCGGCTCGGGGAAGTCGACGACGCTCTACGCCACGCTGAACCAGCTCAACGTCCCCGACCGCAACCTGATCACCGTCGAGGACCCGGTCGAGTACCGGCTGCCCGGCATCAACCAGATCAACGTGAACCCCAAGGCGGGGCTGACCTTCGCCTCGGCGTTGCGGTCGATCCTGCGCTCCGACCCCGACGTCCTGCTCGTCGGGGAGATCCGCGACTCCGAGACCGCCACGATCGCCGCCGAGGCGTCGATCACGGGGCACATGGTCCTTTCGACGCTGCACACCAACGACGCGTCGTCGACCCCGATGCGCCTCGTGGAGATGGGCGTCGAGCCCTTCCTCGTGGTGAGCGCGATCGACTGTGTGCTGGCGCAGCGCCTCGCCCGGCGCCTGTGCGACCACTGCCGCGAGGAGTACCAGCCGACAGAGCCCGAGCTCGTGGAGGCCGGCTGGCCCACGGAATCGCTCTCGGGCCACGACTGGCCGACTCTCTACCGGCCGGTCGGCTGTGAGAGCTGCAGCCGTACGGGCTACCGCGGCCGGTTCGCCCTCTTCGAGGTCCTCCTCTTCGACGAGGAGATCGAGCGGATGGTGATCGAGCGCCGCACGAGCGACGACATCAAGAAGATCGCCATGATGCACGGGATGCTCACTCTCCGTGACGACGGTCTCCGGAAGGTCGCTCTGGGTCACACCAGCCTCGAGGAGGTGTTCCGGGTCGTGGCCTGA
- a CDS encoding DUF4388 domain-containing protein, whose protein sequence is MPLQGTLDAFSLDEVLQMLGHARKTGALDVDVPSRVGGTIYLAGGRFCGAESGELTGKVSTSEELEARLIDVCFALLRVEEGSFAFEPDRLPSWPVGAGVDVEPVLEHVRGLVRDWSAIEDVIPSFESKPSLARDLTRDTVAIDRDTWAVVSAVDGDTDVRGIARILGRSVLDVAGALKDLVGAGAVAVDGVVAPTTYVAGTVPAERRVPVPSGALEPDAVSVDLSAEEVTAPEVSVAAEPPPATTPAGAPPRRDVTPFDVSELQAAQAEAERGVAGPGPADATASAPPLGSGLSGPLAEAVAEVAALAEGTAPPPVAGLGPPSQGAQLPPPAVSTPPATNNATGAPTAAPPDGGPGGDTVDRSDPDDGPGVTGEPPDRPKPTARHRGEALRMFSSLRRT, encoded by the coding sequence GTGCCACTCCAGGGCACGCTCGACGCGTTCTCGCTCGACGAGGTGCTGCAGATGCTGGGGCACGCCCGCAAGACGGGCGCGCTCGACGTCGACGTGCCCTCCCGCGTCGGGGGGACGATCTACCTCGCCGGCGGTCGGTTCTGCGGCGCCGAGTCGGGTGAGCTGACCGGAAAGGTCTCCACGTCCGAGGAGCTCGAGGCGCGGCTCATCGACGTGTGTTTCGCACTTCTCCGCGTCGAGGAGGGCTCGTTCGCGTTCGAGCCCGACAGGCTGCCGTCGTGGCCGGTCGGTGCCGGCGTCGACGTCGAGCCGGTCCTCGAGCACGTGCGTGGCCTGGTGCGCGACTGGTCGGCCATCGAAGACGTCATCCCGTCGTTCGAGTCGAAGCCGTCACTCGCCCGCGATCTCACGCGCGACACCGTGGCGATCGACCGGGACACATGGGCCGTCGTCAGCGCGGTCGACGGCGACACCGACGTCCGGGGCATCGCCCGGATTCTCGGACGCTCGGTCCTCGACGTGGCGGGAGCCCTCAAGGATCTCGTGGGGGCGGGAGCGGTCGCTGTCGACGGTGTCGTTGCCCCCACGACCTACGTCGCCGGCACCGTTCCCGCCGAGCGCCGGGTGCCCGTGCCCTCCGGGGCTCTCGAACCCGATGCCGTGTCGGTCGACCTCTCCGCCGAGGAGGTGACCGCGCCGGAGGTATCCGTCGCCGCCGAGCCACCTCCCGCGACGACGCCCGCGGGCGCGCCGCCGCGACGCGACGTCACGCCGTTCGACGTGTCCGAGCTCCAGGCGGCCCAGGCCGAGGCCGAGCGCGGCGTTGCAGGGCCCGGGCCCGCCGACGCCACGGCGAGCGCACCACCTCTCGGTTCCGGCCTTTCCGGGCCACTGGCCGAGGCGGTGGCGGAGGTCGCAGCGCTGGCCGAGGGCACGGCTCCACCACCCGTCGCCGGCCTCGGGCCGCCGTCACAGGGAGCCCAGCTCCCTCCGCCCGCCGTGTCGACGCCCCCGGCGACGAACAACGCGACCGGCGCGCCGACTGCGGCGCCTCCCGACGGAGGACCCGGAGGCGACACCGTCGACAGGTCGGATCCCGACGATGGTCCCGGTGTGACCGGGGAGCCGCCCGACCGCCCCAAGCCGACCGCGCGCCACCGGGGTGAGGCGCTGAGGATGTTCTCGAGCCTACGCAGGACCTGA
- the aroE gene encoding shikimate dehydrogenase, with product MSTDPVAPFRRVSPTGATRVACVVGEPVTHSLSPVMHNAAFAALDLDWVYTAFSTSDGGAAVDAMRALGIAGMSVTMPCKESAAAACDELTPEAAALGAANALVLRDDGTVLGHSTDGEGLLASLRDEGIDVSGVRALVVGAGGAARASARALGGAGAEVVVVARRPEAAEAAADLAGTASHGARAAAWGDLPEEAHAAGLVLNGTPLGMEDEPPPFPVAVLTDRHVVVDLVYEPPETPLLAAGRAVGATTVGGRGMLLHQGAAAFRLWTGIEAPLPVMRRALDHRC from the coding sequence ATGAGCACGGACCCGGTGGCGCCGTTCCGCCGCGTGTCGCCGACCGGCGCGACGCGCGTGGCGTGTGTCGTCGGCGAGCCGGTCACGCACTCGCTGTCTCCCGTGATGCACAACGCAGCGTTCGCCGCCCTCGATCTCGATTGGGTGTACACCGCGTTCTCGACCTCCGACGGTGGTGCCGCGGTCGACGCCATGCGCGCGCTCGGAATCGCGGGCATGAGCGTCACGATGCCCTGCAAGGAGTCGGCGGCGGCTGCCTGTGACGAACTGACGCCCGAGGCCGCCGCGCTCGGTGCGGCGAACGCGCTCGTGCTGCGCGACGACGGCACCGTGCTCGGACACTCCACCGACGGCGAGGGGCTCCTGGCGTCGCTTCGTGACGAGGGCATCGACGTGAGCGGTGTGAGAGCACTCGTGGTGGGGGCGGGAGGAGCCGCCCGGGCGTCGGCCCGGGCGCTGGGGGGGGCGGGCGCCGAGGTCGTCGTCGTGGCCCGTCGTCCCGAGGCCGCCGAGGCCGCCGCCGACCTGGCGGGAACCGCCTCGCACGGGGCGAGGGCCGCTGCGTGGGGCGATCTGCCCGAGGAGGCGCACGCCGCCGGCCTCGTCCTGAACGGAACGCCTCTGGGCATGGAGGACGAACCGCCCCCCTTCCCGGTCGCGGTGCTGACCGACCGCCACGTCGTCGTGGACCTCGTCTACGAGCCGCCCGAGACCCCGCTCCTCGCGGCCGGGCGGGCCGTCGGGGCGACGACGGTCGGGGGGCGGGGGATGTTGCTCCACCAGGGTGCGGCCGCCTTCCGCCTCTGGACGGGCATCGAGGCCCCACTGCCCGTCATGCGCCGGGCCCTCGACCACCGGTGCTGA
- the mltG gene encoding endolytic transglycosylase MltG, giving the protein MDDEHPPADGTADVPAHDGHGTWSTDDDTPRTRAEIQAEKHRRRHRRRPSARVRRNRVIALFLVLGLGLLALVVAPGVWFWYQLDPPGGTGDAVAVRIEDGWGVKTIGDELSNAGVIGSPLAFQIYTGATRAGPFQAGEYELAENLGVRGAARELEDGPDVTFDELAVPPGLRLDEIAALVGELPGRSTEAFIAAAGSGVVRSAYQPDDVTSLEGLMFPDTYFVADHEDETDILRTMVERFDEVATGLDLTGGSAALGITPYEAVIVASLIESETSVVDEGPLVAAVVYNRLGDDMRLQIDATVLYAIGERRLQTTDAERLTDSPYNTYVTGGLPPTPISSVTEASLDAALHPADVDYRFYVLTDDEGHHAFAETFEEHEVNVADSAQRGLLG; this is encoded by the coding sequence GTGGATGACGAGCACCCGCCCGCCGACGGAACGGCTGACGTTCCCGCTCACGACGGACACGGCACCTGGTCGACCGACGATGACACCCCGCGCACCCGCGCCGAGATCCAGGCCGAGAAGCACCGGCGACGTCACCGACGCCGGCCTTCGGCGCGGGTCCGCCGCAACCGCGTCATCGCCCTGTTCCTGGTGCTCGGCCTGGGGCTCCTGGCACTCGTCGTGGCTCCGGGGGTGTGGTTCTGGTACCAGCTCGATCCACCCGGAGGCACCGGTGACGCCGTGGCGGTGCGGATCGAGGACGGGTGGGGCGTCAAGACGATCGGCGACGAACTCTCGAACGCCGGCGTGATCGGCTCGCCGCTGGCGTTCCAGATCTACACCGGCGCCACCCGGGCCGGGCCCTTCCAGGCGGGGGAGTACGAACTCGCCGAGAACCTCGGGGTCCGCGGGGCCGCCCGCGAGCTCGAGGACGGTCCGGATGTCACGTTCGACGAGCTGGCCGTTCCCCCGGGTCTCCGCCTCGACGAGATCGCAGCTCTCGTCGGTGAGCTGCCCGGCCGCAGTACGGAGGCGTTCATCGCCGCTGCCGGCTCGGGCGTCGTGCGATCGGCGTACCAGCCCGACGACGTCACGTCGCTCGAGGGCCTGATGTTCCCCGACACGTACTTCGTGGCCGACCACGAGGACGAGACCGACATTCTGCGCACGATGGTCGAGCGTTTCGACGAGGTGGCGACGGGACTCGACCTCACCGGGGGTTCCGCCGCGCTCGGCATCACGCCCTACGAGGCCGTGATCGTGGCGTCGCTCATCGAGTCGGAAACCTCCGTGGTCGACGAGGGGCCGCTCGTGGCCGCCGTCGTCTACAACCGGCTCGGCGACGACATGCGCCTGCAGATCGACGCCACGGTCCTCTACGCCATCGGGGAGCGCCGCCTCCAGACGACCGACGCCGAGCGCCTCACCGACTCCCCTTACAACACCTACGTGACGGGGGGTCTGCCACCGACGCCCATCTCCTCGGTCACCGAGGCGTCTCTCGACGCGGCGCTGCACCCGGCCGACGTGGACTACAGGTTCTACGTTCTCACCGACGACGAGGGCCACCACGCCTTCGCGGAGACCTTCGAGGAGCACGAGGTGAACGTGGCCGATTCGGCGCAGCGGGGTCTTCTCGGATGA
- the ruvX gene encoding Holliday junction resolvase RuvX: protein MPGADVGRVLGVDLGGRRIGLAVSDPEGILASPHGILERARGGPKGSSGRHADLRAVLDAARSLGATTIVVGLPLSMSGSVGPAARGVLEEVEHLRTLAAADGANDIAVETHDERLSSVEADRALAAAGSRGRGAPNDDAAAAVILQSWLEADGG from the coding sequence TTGCCGGGAGCTGACGTGGGTCGTGTACTCGGTGTCGACCTCGGTGGGCGCCGCATCGGCCTGGCCGTCTCGGATCCCGAGGGGATCCTGGCCTCACCCCACGGGATCCTCGAGCGTGCCCGGGGGGGCCCGAAGGGATCGTCCGGTCGGCACGCCGACCTGCGCGCCGTCCTCGACGCCGCCCGATCGCTCGGCGCCACCACCATCGTCGTCGGTCTGCCGCTGTCGATGTCGGGGTCGGTGGGTCCGGCCGCCCGTGGGGTACTCGAGGAGGTCGAGCACCTCCGCACACTCGCCGCCGCCGACGGCGCGAACGACATCGCCGTCGAGACGCACGACGAGCGACTGTCGAGCGTCGAGGCCGATCGGGCGCTGGCCGCGGCCGGGTCGCGAGGTCGCGGCGCACCCAACGACGACGCGGCAGCCGCCGTGATCCTCCAGAGCTGGCTGGAGGCCGACGGTGGATGA